One window from the genome of Pseudalkalibacillus hwajinpoensis encodes:
- a CDS encoding bifunctional cystathionine gamma-lyase/homocysteine desulfhydrase — MKPKTKLIHGGITGDPQTGAVSVPIYQVSTYKQEAVGKFNGYEYSRTGNPTRHALEELIKDLENGVAGFAFGSGMAAISSVMMMFNSGDHVVMTDDVYGGTYRVMTKVLNRLGIESTFVDTTDLAVVKAAIQDNTKAIYVETPTNPLLKVTDINAISKLAKDHNLLTIVDNTFNTPYWQNPIDHGADIVLHSATKYLGGHSDVVAGLVVVNSKELAEEVHFVQNSAGAILGPQDSWLLIRGLKTLGVRMEEHEKNTAKIVQFLSNHPSVEKIYYPGLSTHPGNDIAVNQSRGFGGMISFDIGSADKADELLSKVKYFTLAESLGAVESLISVPARMTHASIPKDRRDELGITEGLVRISVGLEDADDLIEDLSNALG, encoded by the coding sequence ATGAAGCCAAAAACAAAACTTATTCATGGTGGGATTACCGGTGATCCACAAACTGGAGCTGTATCGGTACCGATCTATCAAGTAAGTACTTACAAACAAGAAGCCGTAGGAAAGTTCAACGGCTATGAATATTCCAGAACAGGGAATCCAACACGTCATGCACTAGAAGAGCTGATTAAAGACCTTGAAAATGGCGTCGCAGGATTTGCATTTGGATCCGGAATGGCAGCCATTTCCTCTGTTATGATGATGTTTAATTCTGGAGATCATGTTGTTATGACAGATGACGTTTACGGTGGAACTTACCGTGTAATGACAAAGGTTTTAAACCGTCTTGGTATTGAATCAACTTTTGTCGATACGACTGATTTAGCTGTTGTTAAAGCTGCGATTCAGGATAATACGAAAGCGATTTACGTTGAAACACCAACGAATCCGTTGTTGAAGGTGACCGATATTAATGCCATCTCCAAATTGGCAAAAGACCACAATCTTCTAACTATCGTTGATAATACGTTTAATACGCCTTATTGGCAAAATCCAATTGACCATGGTGCTGATATCGTTCTTCACTCAGCAACAAAGTATTTAGGCGGGCATAGTGATGTCGTTGCTGGACTTGTTGTTGTTAATTCAAAAGAGCTGGCGGAAGAAGTGCATTTTGTTCAAAATTCGGCAGGTGCCATTCTTGGACCGCAGGATTCATGGCTGCTTATTAGAGGATTGAAAACACTTGGGGTTCGTATGGAAGAGCATGAGAAAAACACAGCGAAAATTGTCCAATTCCTTAGTAATCACCCATCAGTCGAGAAAATATATTATCCTGGGCTAAGTACACATCCAGGTAATGATATCGCTGTTAATCAGTCTCGTGGCTTTGGTGGTATGATCTCTTTTGATATCGGAAGTGCTGATAAAGCAGATGAGCTGTTAAGCAAAGTGAAATATTTTACTCTTGCTGAAAGTTTAGGAGCGGTGGAAAGTTTAATTTCAGTTCCTGCTCGCATGACTCACGCTTCTATTCCGAAAGATCGACGAGATGAGCTCGGCATCACAGAGGGTCTTGTACGTATTTCTGTTGGACTTGAGGATGCAGATGATTTAATTGAAGACCTTTCAAACGCATTAGGATAA
- a CDS encoding YrzI family small protein, whose product MTLHLLFVTITFSIKRNRHTLDQELDHKRRQELIDSNQYKQSFYIHQ is encoded by the coding sequence ATGACTTTACATTTATTGTTTGTTACAATCACTTTTTCGATCAAACGTAATCGGCATACGCTTGATCAGGAATTAGACCATAAGAGAAGGCAAGAACTGATTGATTCAAACCAATACAAACAAAGTTTCTATATCCATCAATAA
- the hmpA gene encoding NO-inducible flavohemoprotein, with protein sequence MLSPKTITTIKSTVPVLEVHGTEITKRFYEMLFENHPELLNIFNHANQKQGRQQQALANAVYAAAKHIDQLETILPVVKQVAHKHRSLGVKPEHYPIVGEYLLKAIKEVLKEDATEEILLAWEEAYGVIASVFIEVEEEMYEDAAKQQGGWDLERTFVVDRKQKESDVITSFYLKPADGEPIASFKPGQYISVKVHIPGDQFTHIRQYSLSDVPGKPYYRISVKKEENPSKPDGIVSNYLHDNVKENDELSLTAPAGDFYLEEDQSPIVLLSGGVGITPMLSMLKTSADQNRKTTFVHAALNGNVHAFDEELKTLNHPSMDYFVCYESPTKEDSMKNSYQKEGFVTSEWLKEILPLERNTHYYFCGPLPFMKAVKEALTKLGVDEDKMHFEFFGPAVALEPSMP encoded by the coding sequence ATGTTATCACCTAAAACCATTACTACAATTAAATCAACAGTACCTGTCCTCGAAGTTCACGGTACTGAAATTACAAAGCGTTTTTATGAAATGCTATTTGAGAACCATCCTGAACTATTAAATATTTTTAACCACGCTAATCAAAAACAAGGAAGACAACAACAAGCTCTTGCAAATGCAGTTTATGCAGCTGCCAAACATATTGATCAATTAGAAACTATTCTTCCTGTTGTTAAACAAGTTGCTCATAAACACCGTAGCCTTGGTGTTAAACCAGAACATTACCCAATTGTAGGAGAATATTTGCTTAAGGCTATTAAAGAAGTTCTTAAAGAAGATGCAACAGAAGAAATTTTACTTGCATGGGAAGAGGCCTATGGCGTCATAGCTAGCGTTTTCATCGAGGTGGAAGAAGAGATGTATGAAGACGCAGCAAAACAACAGGGTGGTTGGGACCTTGAACGCACTTTTGTTGTCGACAGGAAACAGAAAGAAAGTGATGTAATTACCTCATTCTATTTAAAACCAGCTGACGGGGAGCCAATTGCTTCATTTAAACCTGGTCAATATATTAGTGTCAAAGTTCATATTCCAGGAGATCAATTCACTCATATTCGTCAATACAGTTTATCTGACGTTCCTGGTAAACCTTACTATCGTATATCTGTGAAAAAAGAAGAAAATCCTTCAAAACCTGACGGAATCGTTTCCAACTATTTACACGACAATGTTAAAGAAAATGATGAGTTAAGCTTAACCGCTCCTGCAGGCGACTTTTATTTGGAGGAAGATCAATCTCCAATCGTTCTCTTAAGTGGTGGGGTAGGTATAACACCTATGCTAAGTATGCTGAAGACCAGCGCAGATCAAAATAGAAAAACGACTTTTGTTCATGCAGCACTTAATGGAAATGTCCATGCTTTTGACGAGGAACTTAAGACTCTCAATCATCCATCTATGGACTATTTCGTATGTTACGAATCCCCTACGAAAGAGGATTCTATGAAAAACAGTTATCAAAAAGAAGGATTTGTAACGAGCGAATGGTTAAAAGAAATTCTTCCATTAGAACGCAATACGCATTATTATTTCTGTGGACCACTTCCATTTATGAAGGCTGTTAAAGAAGCATTAACAAAGCTCGGAGTCGATGAAGATAAAATGCATTTCGAGTTTTTCGGTCCAGCCGTCGCTCTAGAACCATCAATGCCATAA
- a CDS encoding YrhC family protein produces the protein MKQLQDKMKDYKRFAFVLLSLSVFLYIGSFLPVEGKTDGAALILTGGGFVLVGIAIFFYSRAIAIQKKINEQDINY, from the coding sequence ATGAAGCAACTTCAAGACAAAATGAAAGATTATAAACGTTTTGCGTTTGTATTGCTTAGTCTTAGTGTTTTCTTATATATTGGTTCTTTTCTTCCAGTTGAAGGGAAGACGGATGGTGCAGCCCTTATTTTAACGGGTGGTGGGTTTGTACTCGTTGGGATTGCGATTTTCTTCTATTCTCGCGCTATCGCTATTCAAAAAAAAATAAACGAGCAAGATATAAACTATTAA
- the nadE gene encoding ammonia-dependent NAD(+) synthetase: MREMQKEIIEELGVQPSIDVKEEVKKRVGFLQDYLKKSGTTGFVLGISGGQDSSLAGRLAQIAVEELREEGTDASFIAVRLPYGEQSDEDDAQAALKFIKPDQTVTINIKPAVDASVSTYLEATGNSLTDFTKGNNKARERMIAQYNIAGDEKKLVIGTDHAAEAVTGFYTKHGDGACDITPLFGLNKRQGRAILEEIGMPDHLVEKVPTADLEDDRPALPDEEALGVSYKHIDDYLEGKEVPEEASKTIENHFIKTKHKRNMAATIFDSWWK; this comes from the coding sequence ATGAGAGAAATGCAAAAAGAAATTATTGAAGAGCTTGGTGTACAACCTTCAATTGATGTAAAAGAAGAAGTCAAAAAGCGCGTTGGATTTTTACAAGATTATCTCAAGAAAAGTGGAACAACTGGATTTGTTCTTGGAATATCAGGTGGACAGGATTCTTCACTTGCAGGGCGTCTTGCACAAATTGCAGTTGAGGAACTTCGTGAAGAAGGAACTGATGCAAGTTTTATTGCTGTGCGACTACCATACGGAGAGCAAAGTGATGAAGATGACGCTCAGGCTGCACTCAAGTTCATTAAGCCTGATCAAACGGTTACGATTAATATTAAACCTGCCGTTGATGCTTCAGTCTCAACATATCTTGAAGCCACAGGAAATAGCCTTACTGATTTTACAAAAGGCAATAACAAAGCTAGAGAGCGAATGATTGCTCAGTATAACATTGCAGGCGATGAGAAGAAGCTTGTTATTGGAACAGATCACGCAGCAGAAGCTGTGACGGGCTTCTATACGAAGCATGGCGATGGGGCATGCGATATCACGCCCCTTTTTGGTTTGAATAAACGTCAAGGTAGAGCGATTCTTGAAGAAATCGGTATGCCAGACCATCTTGTGGAGAAAGTGCCGACAGCTGATTTAGAAGATGATCGCCCAGCACTTCCTGATGAAGAAGCGCTAGGAGTAAGTTATAAGCATATCGATGATTACCTTGAAGGAAAAGAAGTTCCTGAAGAGGCTTCTAAGACAATTGAGAATCATTTCATTAAAACAAAGCATAAGCGAAACATGGCCGCAACAATATTCGATAGCTGGTGGAAGTAA
- a CDS encoding OmpA/MotB family protein, whose product MKNRKRRFQIQSDEEHYWPSFADMMAMIVLVMLFIAIIAFVQMIYDAYDQTVMKQELAKVADVKKHISDLIEEQLEENVGKDKIVRGPNNTISVEGDILFDTGSAEISPQGKKVLNDLADVFANLIDEEDISQYLYIILIEGHTDKVPYDNWKLSADRSVAVVKELMKANPKLDTPEYAKYLAATGYSEYKPVIEEDTSDAYEKNRRISFQIILDDEKWQGRLKEIMTY is encoded by the coding sequence ATGAAAAATCGAAAAAGGCGATTTCAAATACAGAGTGATGAAGAACATTATTGGCCTAGTTTTGCTGATATGATGGCGATGATCGTTCTTGTCATGCTCTTTATCGCGATCATCGCGTTCGTTCAAATGATCTATGATGCATATGACCAAACGGTTATGAAACAAGAGCTTGCCAAAGTAGCAGATGTCAAAAAGCATATTAGTGATTTAATTGAGGAACAGCTTGAAGAAAACGTTGGCAAAGATAAGATCGTTCGCGGACCAAATAATACGATTTCAGTCGAAGGAGATATTTTATTTGATACAGGAAGCGCCGAAATTAGCCCTCAGGGGAAAAAAGTTTTAAACGACCTGGCGGATGTTTTTGCTAATTTAATCGATGAAGAAGATATTAGTCAGTACCTCTATATCATCTTAATCGAAGGACATACTGATAAGGTTCCCTATGATAACTGGAAACTTTCAGCTGATCGCTCTGTCGCAGTTGTAAAGGAATTGATGAAAGCAAACCCTAAACTAGATACTCCAGAATATGCAAAATATTTAGCGGCAACGGGATATTCAGAATATAAACCAGTTATTGAAGAAGATACAAGTGATGCGTACGAGAAAAACAGAAGAATCTCTTTTCAAATTATTCTTGATGACGAGAAATGGCAGGGACGCCTTAAAGAAATCATGACTTATTAG
- the sigK gene encoding RNA polymerase sporulation sigma factor SigK has protein sequence MSLLAALAYVCKEVLFFVSFVKNNAFPQPLSRKDERKYLELMAKGDEDARNRLIEHNLRLVAHIVKKFENTGEDPEDLISIGTIGLIKAIESYSTDKGTKLATYAARCIENEILMHLRALKKTKKDVSLHDPIGQDKEGNEISLIDVLKAETEDIVELIQLNMEKKKIYEYIHILDDREKEVIVGRFGLNLEKELTQREIARQLGISRSYVSRIEKRALMKLFHEFYRNRKERESGA, from the coding sequence GTGTCATTACTGGCAGCACTTGCTTACGTATGTAAGGAAGTTCTTTTCTTTGTCTCGTTTGTGAAGAACAATGCTTTTCCTCAGCCTCTCTCAAGAAAGGACGAAAGAAAGTATTTAGAACTGATGGCAAAAGGTGATGAAGATGCACGAAATCGTCTGATCGAGCATAACCTCCGTCTTGTCGCTCATATTGTGAAGAAGTTTGAAAATACAGGTGAAGACCCTGAAGATCTCATTTCGATAGGGACAATCGGATTAATTAAAGCAATTGAAAGCTACTCTACTGACAAGGGTACTAAGCTAGCAACCTATGCTGCAAGATGCATTGAGAACGAAATTCTGATGCATCTCCGCGCTTTGAAGAAAACGAAAAAAGACGTATCTCTTCATGACCCGATAGGTCAGGATAAGGAAGGGAACGAAATTTCTCTGATCGATGTCTTAAAAGCAGAAACGGAAGATATTGTTGAATTAATTCAGTTAAACATGGAGAAAAAGAAGATATATGAGTACATTCATATTTTAGATGACAGAGAAAAGGAAGTTATTGTTGGGCGATTTGGTCTGAATCTTGAGAAGGAATTAACACAGCGAGAAATAGCCCGACAGCTTGGGATCTCACGAAGTTACGTATCTAGAATTGAAAAGCGAGCACTAATGAAACTGTTTCATGAATTCTATCGTAATCGAAAGGAAAGAGAGAGTGGAGCCTAA
- a CDS encoding Rrf2 family transcriptional regulator codes for MRLTNYTDYSLRMLIYLGSMKEDKLASIQEIANAYQISKNHLMKVAHELGKNGYIETIRGRNGGLRLAHLPEDINVGKVVRSTEEDFNLVECFDKENNSCVISPACRLKHVLHDALSAYFEVLDGYQLSDLIINDEMLVKLFNTNL; via the coding sequence ATGCGTTTAACTAATTACACGGATTACTCGTTAAGAATGCTGATTTATCTTGGTAGTATGAAAGAGGATAAGTTAGCTAGCATACAAGAAATCGCTAATGCCTATCAAATTTCAAAAAATCATCTCATGAAAGTAGCACATGAGCTTGGGAAAAATGGATATATCGAAACGATTAGAGGGCGAAATGGAGGATTGCGACTCGCTCATCTCCCAGAAGATATTAATGTAGGAAAAGTTGTAAGAAGCACTGAAGAAGACTTCAATTTAGTGGAGTGCTTTGATAAGGAAAATAATAGTTGTGTGATTAGTCCTGCTTGTCGATTAAAACATGTCCTACATGATGCCTTATCAGCTTATTTTGAAGTTTTGGATGGTTATCAGCTGTCTGATTTAATTATAAACGATGAGATGCTCGTTAAACTATTCAACACTAATCTATAG
- a CDS encoding GDSL-type esterase/lipase family protein has protein sequence MKKKAWILILVAGSLVILLALAENQTDFLRTNANEMPENDSESKKKNITYYTKYYQTKKSIYDSYKHEESETIFLGDSLTDYYEWGEALSDHEVLNRGIAGDTTTGVLNRIEEVVKAKPDRIYLLIGINDMIAGQSVNKIETNYKQILDTLKTQSPNTKVYVQSLFPVNTALTGHPLNNSIIKDLNKRLEDLSNLYDYQFIDIYPELVEFGQLNKDFTFDGLHLNGEGYKIWTRKVLSTYNTNAEEK, from the coding sequence GCATTGGCTGAGAACCAAACAGATTTTCTAAGAACCAATGCAAATGAAATGCCCGAGAACGATTCAGAATCAAAGAAGAAAAACATTACGTATTATACTAAATATTATCAGACTAAAAAGAGCATTTATGACTCTTATAAACATGAGGAAAGTGAAACCATTTTCCTTGGTGATAGTTTGACTGATTATTATGAGTGGGGGGAAGCTCTTAGTGACCATGAAGTATTAAATCGCGGTATTGCTGGCGATACGACTACAGGAGTTCTAAACAGGATTGAAGAAGTCGTAAAAGCTAAGCCAGACCGGATTTATTTGTTAATTGGTATAAACGATATGATTGCTGGGCAGTCAGTAAACAAAATTGAAACAAATTATAAGCAAATTCTAGATACGCTCAAAACGCAATCACCTAACACAAAAGTTTATGTGCAAAGTTTATTTCCAGTGAACACAGCATTAACTGGTCATCCACTAAATAATTCAATCATTAAGGATTTAAATAAACGTCTAGAAGATCTTTCAAATCTGTATGATTATCAATTTATTGATATTTATCCAGAGCTAGTAGAGTTTGGTCAGTTAAATAAAGATTTCACATTTGATGGGCTTCATCTTAATGGAGAAGGATATAAAATATGGACACGAAAAGTTCTCTCAACATATAACACTAACGCAGAGGAGAAATAA